Within the Oncorhynchus mykiss isolate Arlee chromosome 4, USDA_OmykA_1.1, whole genome shotgun sequence genome, the region CTTGTGGCAGGAGGTCTACACAGCAGCCCAGTGATATGCACGGAGTTTCGTCTTGAAGGCTACAGGGAGCAAAACAAGAGAGTGTCACAAGTTGACTCGTCACAGCCGTACATGATAATGTTTAAATCAACTGGGACACTCACCTTTTGGTTATAACTGGTAGGCAGTCAAGAAGAACTCCTGTGTCTTCAATTCTATGGGACAAAGACAGACAGTGTTAATTGGACATTTAACGTGTTGATTAATcgttaataaaaataaataaaaaaatccttcATACATGAAAATGTATCAAAAGTCAGTGTTCCTACCTGATCAAGTATGCCACTAGTTCGCAGGCGTTTCTTCGCCATAGTGTCAGAGCTACATTTAATCTGAGATTTCTTCCAAAAAGCACATGGGTCATTGCATCATGGTCCTTCGATAGCTGGTCAGGAAAGAGACCCATAGGGAGGGGCCGATACAGAACATGTCAATAAAATCCACTTCAACACTCAACGATCCAAGGAAAACAATGCAAGAGACACTTTTCTTCCCAATAAACAGAGTCTACAAATCTATCCCTTGTGCAAGGATTGGAAAGGTATGGGGGAATATGGTGACAATTCCAACCCTCTCAGATCTACACAAGTCTCTAAAGCGTAGGGGCAAGGGTTAGATGGTGGGAATGGACAGTATGAGGTGAAGTAGTAGTCCGTCCCAATAGGTCTGCAAACATCAAAGGATCGGGGGCCTATGGGATGTGGTAGGGAGTGAATTGGGGCCGGCTGGTAGTCTCTCACCTCAGTGAAGTAATCACCGTACTTGTTTCCCGGCCCTGTCATCTTGGAGCCAGCTTCTGCAGCAGAGTTCACAGGGAACATGCAGTTGTCATTGTAGTGTATGGCCTGCACTTTCTCTGGGCAGGTCAGTTCATTCTCCTTGTTGGCCATGTCACAGACAGCCCGACCTGCGGGGGGCACTCTGCGGCGTACGCCTGAGCTCACCGCCACACTGTGACGCGACGACAACTTCCTCTTGTTGCACACAGACACTCGTTTGGCTTTGATGCGTGCACAACGACTCACTGGAAATCTAGTGGGGGGAAGGAAGAGTCCAGGTGAAAAAAAATGTAAGGATGCTATATTGATACCTACACTGGTTGAGTAAGTAGACCAGACACTGGCAGTGTTTGGAAAAATGTTTGGGAAAAGTCAGAAAGGTGTTTCCATGTCTGATTTTTCCCAGTGACTGAGCAGCTGTGACTGCAGTGCTAAGAAATGCAGCTTGTGCATTGGATCCACTTAGACCTGAAAAACTCACCAGTCTTTATCTATTTCTTCCTTATTTAAAAAATACACCTAAAACAAAAGGataggagataaaaaaaaaacctcCTACAGTTTGCTTTAAAATGTTTCACTTAGGTTAGTAGACACTTCTTGGTTCATAGTCATAACAATCACTATAAAATTGCGTTTCTTGTGTGCATTAGATTTAACACTAGTGAAAACGCCTTCTCGTCAATGCTTACATCAAtctaatgtttttatttaaaagACAGGGATTGTGCAAGTGCACACAATCGGGATGCAATTGGGTACCGAgttaaacacccccccccccttgagaTCCCCCTCACCTCCTTCATGTTCTTGTCAGCTGCATAGTGGTTGCTGATGTGATGGAGAAATCCACGAGGTTTGCCCTGGTTGAGCTGGCGGAATTCTCTGCCTTGCCCATAATGACTTCCAGAGGCCATAGTAAGtcactattggggggggggggggggcaaagaaaAACAAACTTAGTCAACACTGTAAACGGCATGcatttagcacacacacacacacgacaaatTATCAAGGCAACCTCCTTAACCCAAAGTTGTCTGAACTGTCACGTCACTTTCTGAAACAACCTCGTTAAAGATGATGCACAAAGCAGGAGTTGCTATGACAATGAAAGTCGGTTACTAGTACTTGTTATT harbors:
- the katnbl1 gene encoding KATNB1-like protein 1 yields the protein MANKENELTCPEKVQAIHYNDNCMFPVNSAAEAGSKMTGPGNKYGDYFTELSKDHDAMTHVLFGRNLRLNVALTLWRRNACELVAYLIRIEDTGVLLDCLPVITKSLQDETPCISLGCCVDLLPQVKSILTSQYEEHLIVVLHWVQSVVKKWWPELSTNGKSLLDSCSEDRNLQVMKQQLKEFWVEGPQLSLVPGTTGEMAKAIGSYLSQLH